The Megalobrama amblycephala isolate DHTTF-2021 linkage group LG20, ASM1881202v1, whole genome shotgun sequence genome includes a window with the following:
- the bub3 gene encoding mitotic checkpoint protein BUB3 isoform X1 — MSGRTGADQSSAMTGANEFKLTQGPDDSVSAVKFSPASAQFLLVSSWDCTVRLYDVSANSMRMKYQHLAPVLDCAFYDPTHAWSGGLDNQLKTHDLNTDQDTIVGTHDAPIRCVEYCPEVNVMVTGSWDMSVRLWDPRTPCNAGTFTQPEKVYTLSVAGDRLIVGTAGRRVLVWDLRNMGYVQQRRESSLKYQTRCIRAFPNKQGYVLSSIEGRVAVEYLDPSLEVQKKKYAFKCHRLKENGIEQVYPVNAISFHSVHNTFATGGSDGFVNIWDPFNKKRLCQFHRYPTSIASLAFSIDGSLLAIASSYMQEQGDISHPADAVYIRQVTDAETKPKST; from the exons ATGAGCGGCAGAACAGGAGCAGATCAGAGCAGCGCG ATGACCGGAGCCAACGAGTTCAAGCTGACCCAAGGGCCGGACGACAGCGTCTCCGCCGTCAAGTTCAGCCCGGCCTCGGCTCAGTTCCTGCTGGTGTCGTCGTGGGACTGTACGGTCCGTCTGTACGATGTCAGCGCAAACAGCATGAGGATGAAGTATCAGCATCTGGCGCCGGTGCTGGACTGCGCTTTCTAT GATCCGACTCACGCGTGGAGCGGCGGTCTGGACAACCAGCTGAAGACTCATGATCTCAACACGGATCAGG ACACAATCGTCGGGACTCACGACGCTCCTATTCGCTGTGTGGAATACTGTCCGGAGGTGAACGTCATGGTCACGGGCAGCTGGGATATGTCCGTGCGGCTGTGGGATCCCAGAACGCCCTGCAACGCCGGGACCTTCACGCAGCCGGAGAAG GTCTACACGCTGTCGGTGGCCGGAGACCGGCTGATCGTGGGGACGGCGGGGCGGCGCGTGCTCGTGTGGGATTTGAGGAACATGGGATACGTGCAGCAGAGACGAGAATCCAGCCTGAAATACCAGACGCGCTGCATACGAGCGTTCCCCAACAAACAG GGTTACGTGTTGAGCTCCATTGAGGGCCGAGTCGCGGTGGAGTATCTGGACCCCAGTCTGGAGGTGCAGAAGAAGAAATACGCCTTCAAGTGCCACAGACTGAAGGAGAACGGCATCGAGCAGGTGTATCCGGTCAACGCCATCTCCTTCCACAGCGTCCACAACACGTTTGCCACCG GCGGTTCCGACGGCTTCGTGAACATTTGGGATCCGTTCAACAAGAAGCGCTTGTGTCAGTTCCACCGTTACCCGACCAGCATCGCGTCTCTGGCGTTCAGTATCGACGGATCTCTGCTGGCCATCGCCTCCTCGTACATGCAGGAGCAGGGAGACATCTCTCACCCCGCCGACGCCGTCTACATCCGCCAGGTCACAGACGCAGAGACCAAACCCAA ATCCACGTGA
- the bub3 gene encoding mitotic checkpoint protein BUB3 isoform X2, whose amino-acid sequence MSGRTGADQSSAMTGANEFKLTQGPDDSVSAVKFSPASAQFLLVSSWDCTVRLYDVSANSMRMKYQHLAPVLDCAFYDPTHAWSGGLDNQLKTHDLNTDQDTIVGTHDAPIRCVEYCPEVNVMVTGSWDMSVRLWDPRTPCNAGTFTQPEKVYTLSVAGDRLIVGTAGRRVLVWDLRNMGYVQQRRESSLKYQTRCIRAFPNKQGYVLSSIEGRVAVEYLDPSLEVQKKKYAFKCHRLKENGIEQVYPVNAISFHSVHNTFATGGSDGFVNIWDPFNKKRLCQFHRYPTSIASLAFSIDGSLLAIASSYMQEQGDISHPADAVYIRQVTDAETKPK is encoded by the exons ATGAGCGGCAGAACAGGAGCAGATCAGAGCAGCGCG ATGACCGGAGCCAACGAGTTCAAGCTGACCCAAGGGCCGGACGACAGCGTCTCCGCCGTCAAGTTCAGCCCGGCCTCGGCTCAGTTCCTGCTGGTGTCGTCGTGGGACTGTACGGTCCGTCTGTACGATGTCAGCGCAAACAGCATGAGGATGAAGTATCAGCATCTGGCGCCGGTGCTGGACTGCGCTTTCTAT GATCCGACTCACGCGTGGAGCGGCGGTCTGGACAACCAGCTGAAGACTCATGATCTCAACACGGATCAGG ACACAATCGTCGGGACTCACGACGCTCCTATTCGCTGTGTGGAATACTGTCCGGAGGTGAACGTCATGGTCACGGGCAGCTGGGATATGTCCGTGCGGCTGTGGGATCCCAGAACGCCCTGCAACGCCGGGACCTTCACGCAGCCGGAGAAG GTCTACACGCTGTCGGTGGCCGGAGACCGGCTGATCGTGGGGACGGCGGGGCGGCGCGTGCTCGTGTGGGATTTGAGGAACATGGGATACGTGCAGCAGAGACGAGAATCCAGCCTGAAATACCAGACGCGCTGCATACGAGCGTTCCCCAACAAACAG GGTTACGTGTTGAGCTCCATTGAGGGCCGAGTCGCGGTGGAGTATCTGGACCCCAGTCTGGAGGTGCAGAAGAAGAAATACGCCTTCAAGTGCCACAGACTGAAGGAGAACGGCATCGAGCAGGTGTATCCGGTCAACGCCATCTCCTTCCACAGCGTCCACAACACGTTTGCCACCG GCGGTTCCGACGGCTTCGTGAACATTTGGGATCCGTTCAACAAGAAGCGCTTGTGTCAGTTCCACCGTTACCCGACCAGCATCGCGTCTCTGGCGTTCAGTATCGACGGATCTCTGCTGGCCATCGCCTCCTCGTACATGCAGGAGCAGGGAGACATCTCTCACCCCGCCGACGCCGTCTACATCCGCCAGGTCACAGACGCAGAGACCAAACCCAAGTGA